Proteins encoded within one genomic window of Couchioplanes caeruleus:
- a CDS encoding C40 family peptidase has protein sequence MAKLRQNRRRAARGVLPWWRPLAYSAATATVIAALFNPLPAVAVPVAPPGAPAAVPDAGSRPIATGSLTLPGQRPGTSASTTPASTLPVATGGATSPLLRKIEAGRIEIAKKGEELAKLDEDLSLTRTQLTTADQKVLQGQSAVTAAEQAVAAAAANAVRHAAALPPGTAGSGLNDLDALARIQRGESSTQEAASRHLSIAQSAYTTATTEQQSLRAKLDLVTAEHTKKKAVLDKKTAAQQKLEQKHTEEIKAAEAAQAARDAQAGVGFLAGENAGRGADPRAIAALQIALAQRGDPYVWSEEGPDMFDCSGLMYYAYRSDAAGNFPLTRVAKDQYFQTRDKTVDRYSLLPGDLLFFNSTPSWTSIHHVAMYAGKGMMVEAPRAGMDVMLTPMRWTQLFAATRIYGSVEGKVEGPKLGAPDPEKPSDHSPTPKPGTKPPTKPSDPGTPSTPGKPSTGRPSTPSTGTPSTGTPSTGTPSTGTPSTGTPSTGTPTTGTPTTSGRPSTPTGGSNPPSGSAGTSTGAKPPSGSTGTSTGAKPPTGSASTTAGGKPPSGSAGTSATASTSATAGSTKSPTTSASTSKPVAASTSAGAATSGTASVTPSASASRAAEAKQSGNG, from the coding sequence TTGGCGAAGTTGAGGCAGAACCGGCGCCGCGCCGCCCGCGGGGTGCTTCCCTGGTGGCGCCCGCTCGCTTATTCCGCCGCGACCGCCACCGTCATCGCCGCCCTCTTCAACCCGCTCCCTGCCGTCGCGGTTCCGGTGGCGCCTCCGGGTGCGCCGGCCGCGGTGCCCGACGCCGGTTCCCGCCCGATCGCCACCGGCTCGCTCACCCTGCCGGGGCAGCGGCCCGGCACCAGCGCGAGCACCACCCCGGCGTCCACCCTTCCGGTCGCCACCGGCGGTGCCACCAGCCCGCTGCTGAGGAAGATCGAGGCGGGCCGCATCGAGATCGCCAAGAAGGGCGAGGAGCTCGCCAAGCTCGACGAGGATCTCAGTCTCACCCGCACCCAGCTCACGACCGCGGACCAGAAGGTCCTGCAAGGCCAGTCGGCCGTGACGGCAGCCGAGCAGGCGGTCGCGGCCGCGGCAGCCAATGCCGTACGCCACGCGGCCGCGTTGCCTCCGGGCACCGCCGGCTCAGGCCTGAACGACCTCGACGCCCTCGCTCGCATCCAGCGTGGCGAGTCGTCGACCCAGGAGGCCGCCAGCCGGCATCTGAGCATCGCGCAGTCGGCGTACACGACGGCGACAACCGAGCAGCAAAGCCTGCGGGCGAAGCTCGACCTGGTCACCGCCGAGCACACCAAGAAGAAGGCGGTCCTCGACAAGAAGACCGCGGCCCAGCAGAAGCTCGAGCAGAAGCACACCGAGGAGATCAAGGCGGCCGAGGCCGCCCAGGCCGCGCGGGACGCCCAGGCCGGGGTGGGCTTCCTGGCGGGCGAGAACGCGGGCCGGGGCGCGGACCCGCGGGCGATCGCGGCCCTGCAGATCGCGCTGGCTCAGCGCGGCGACCCGTACGTCTGGTCCGAGGAAGGCCCGGACATGTTCGACTGCTCCGGGCTGATGTATTACGCCTACCGCTCGGACGCGGCGGGCAACTTCCCGCTGACCCGGGTGGCGAAGGACCAGTATTTCCAGACCCGCGACAAGACGGTGGACCGTTACTCACTGCTCCCGGGCGACCTGCTGTTCTTCAACTCGACGCCAAGCTGGACGAGCATCCACCACGTGGCCATGTACGCCGGCAAGGGCATGATGGTAGAAGCCCCGCGCGCCGGCATGGACGTGATGCTCACCCCCATGCGCTGGACCCAGCTTTTCGCGGCGACCCGGATCTACGGCTCGGTCGAGGGCAAGGTCGAGGGCCCGAAGCTGGGCGCGCCGGACCCGGAGAAGCCGAGCGACCACTCGCCCACGCCGAAGCCGGGCACCAAGCCTCCGACGAAGCCGAGCGACCCCGGCACGCCGTCGACTCCGGGCAAGCCCTCTACGGGCCGGCCGTCGACCCCGAGCACTGGCACGCCGTCCACTGGCACGCCGAGCACCGGCACGCCGAGCACCGGCACGCCGTCCACTGGCACGCCGAGCACCGGCACACCGACCACCGGCACGCCGACCACCTCCGGCCGGCCGTCGACGCCCACGGGAGGCAGCAACCCGCCGTCGGGCTCCGCGGGCACGTCCACGGGAGCCAAGCCGCCGTCAGGCTCGACGGGCACCTCCACGGGAGCCAAGCCCCCGACGGGCTCCGCGAGCACGACCGCGGGAGGCAAGCCGCCGTCGGGCTCCGCGGGCACGTCCGCCACCGCGAGCACGTCGGCCACCGCAGGCTCGACGAAGTCCCCGACGACGTCGGCCAGCACGTCCAAGCCTGTCGCCGCGTCGACCTCGGCCGGCGCCGCGACGTCCGGCACCGCCTCGGTAACCCCGTCCGCCTCGGCTTCCAGGGCGGCCGAAGCGAAACAATCCGGTAACGGCTGA
- a CDS encoding DUF4229 domain-containing protein has translation MSPAIKYTLGRIGLFVVVFVMLLPVPLHILVKAMIALVASAAFSYFLLAKWRNEMAEQLGEAAQRRSAEKARLRAALAGDETAAAAGDRAAAPAQPGRAEAGKDGPAQTV, from the coding sequence ATGAGTCCCGCCATCAAGTACACGCTCGGCCGTATCGGGCTGTTCGTCGTGGTCTTCGTGATGCTTCTGCCCGTGCCGCTGCACATCCTGGTCAAGGCGATGATCGCGCTGGTCGCCTCGGCGGCCTTCTCCTACTTCCTGCTGGCCAAGTGGCGTAACGAGATGGCCGAGCAACTAGGCGAGGCCGCACAGCGGCGCTCCGCGGAGAAGGCGCGGCTGCGCGCCGCCCTGGCCGGCGACGAGACCGCCGCCGCGGCCGGCGACCGGGCCGCCGCACCGGCGCAGCCCGGCAGGGCCGAAGCCGGCAAGGACGGTCCGGCGCAGACCGTCTGA
- the mqnE gene encoding aminofutalosine synthase MqnE, with protein sequence MDVGLKRELEAKVYAGERLTREDGIALYESDDLAWLGRLAHHKRTEMNGDRVMFNVNRHLNLTNVCSASCAYCSFQRKPGEKDAYTMRIDEAVRKAKEMEDEQLTELHIVNGLHPTLPWRYYPKVLRELKAALPNVKLKCFTATEVQWFEKISGLPATEILDELMDAGLESLTGGGAEIFDWEVRQHIVDHACHWEDWSRIHRLAHQKGMKTPATMLYGHIEEPRHRVDHVMRLRELQDETGGFAVFIPLRYQHDFVDSADGKIRNRIQAQTTMAAPAESLKTFAVSRLMFDNVPHVKCFWVMHGLSVAQLSLNFGVDDLDGSVVEYKITHDADSYGTPNTMHRGDLLDLIWDAGFQPVERNTRYEVVREYDKPTSLAERRSEPQQVWA encoded by the coding sequence ATGGACGTCGGACTGAAGCGCGAGCTGGAGGCCAAGGTCTACGCCGGCGAGCGGCTGACGCGCGAGGACGGCATCGCCCTCTACGAGTCCGACGATCTCGCCTGGCTCGGGCGGCTGGCGCACCACAAGCGCACCGAGATGAACGGCGACCGGGTGATGTTCAACGTCAACCGGCACCTCAACCTCACGAACGTCTGTTCGGCGAGCTGTGCGTATTGCTCCTTTCAGCGCAAACCGGGCGAGAAGGATGCGTACACGATGCGCATCGACGAGGCTGTCCGCAAGGCCAAGGAGATGGAGGACGAGCAGCTCACCGAGTTGCACATCGTCAACGGCCTGCACCCGACGCTGCCCTGGCGCTACTACCCCAAGGTGCTGCGCGAGCTGAAGGCGGCACTGCCCAACGTCAAGCTCAAGTGCTTCACCGCGACTGAGGTGCAGTGGTTCGAGAAGATCAGCGGATTGCCCGCCACCGAGATCCTCGACGAGCTGATGGACGCCGGCCTCGAGTCGCTCACCGGCGGCGGCGCGGAGATCTTCGACTGGGAGGTCCGCCAGCACATCGTCGACCACGCCTGCCACTGGGAGGACTGGTCGCGGATCCACCGGCTGGCACACCAGAAGGGCATGAAGACCCCGGCGACCATGCTGTACGGGCACATCGAGGAGCCGCGGCACCGCGTCGACCACGTGATGCGCCTCCGTGAGCTCCAGGATGAGACGGGCGGGTTCGCGGTCTTCATCCCGCTCCGCTACCAGCACGACTTCGTCGACTCGGCGGACGGCAAGATCCGCAACCGCATCCAGGCGCAGACCACGATGGCGGCGCCGGCCGAGTCCCTGAAGACCTTCGCGGTGTCCCGGCTGATGTTCGACAACGTGCCGCACGTCAAGTGTTTCTGGGTCATGCACGGCCTGTCGGTCGCGCAGCTCTCGCTCAACTTCGGCGTCGACGATCTGGACGGCTCGGTGGTCGAATACAAGATCACGCACGACGCCGACTCCTACGGCACCCCGAACACCATGCACCGCGGCGACCTGCTCGACCTGATCTGGGACGCGGGCTTCCAGCCGGTCGAGCGCAACACCCGGTACGAGGTCGTCCGCGAATACGACAAGCCGACATCGCTGGCCGAGCGGCGCAGCGAGCCGCAGCAGGTCTGGGCGTAA